One region of Candidatus Hydrogenedentota bacterium genomic DNA includes:
- a CDS encoding phosphatidate cytidylyltransferase → MLARIRTALVLLPITLLVIWMPWLRLGFVFFISALVSVGMWEYFVLVRRRAIEPEVTGAAVVVLALIFTAHWGSLRHLNLVLTLGFLFVTMCHLFFRWHTIGGMAAALFGVLYLGWLPAHFVMLRDITPAGPGLLTLLLGAVALSDSGAMYIGSRYGRHKLAPKTSPNKSWEGAFAGLAGGVAAGFICIGLRELFNCAGFPDRSAAWYAVTGAVLALTGQVGDLVESMLKRDAGVKDSGTIFPGHGGVLDRCDGYLFAGPVLYYWLTFV, encoded by the coding sequence ATGTTAGCGCGCATCCGCACGGCACTGGTGTTGTTGCCGATCACGCTGCTGGTCATCTGGATGCCGTGGTTGCGTCTCGGTTTTGTCTTCTTCATTTCCGCCCTTGTTTCCGTGGGCATGTGGGAGTATTTCGTGCTCGTGCGGCGCCGCGCCATCGAGCCGGAGGTCACCGGCGCGGCCGTAGTTGTCCTGGCACTGATCTTCACCGCGCATTGGGGTTCCCTGCGGCACCTGAACCTCGTGTTGACCTTGGGTTTTCTGTTCGTCACGATGTGCCACTTGTTTTTCCGGTGGCATACGATCGGCGGCATGGCCGCGGCCCTGTTCGGCGTTCTCTATCTGGGCTGGTTGCCGGCGCATTTCGTCATGTTGCGCGACATCACCCCGGCCGGACCCGGCCTGCTGACGTTGTTGCTCGGGGCCGTCGCGCTGTCGGACAGCGGCGCCATGTACATCGGCTCGCGGTACGGACGGCACAAGCTCGCCCCGAAAACCAGCCCGAATAAATCCTGGGAAGGCGCGTTTGCCGGACTGGCCGGCGGGGTCGCCGCCGGGTTCATTTGCATCGGCCTCCGCGAGTTGTTCAATTGCGCGGGGTTCCCGGACCGCAGCGCCGCCTGGTACGCCGTCACGGGCGCGGTTCTCGCGCTGACCGGCCAGGTCGGTGATTTGGTCGAATCCATGCTGAAACGTGACGCGGGCGTGAAGGACTCCGGGACCATTTTCCCGGGCCACGGCGGCGTGCTGGACCGCTGCGACGGCTACCTCTTTGCCGGGCCGGTGCTCTACTACTGGCTCACGTTCGTATAA
- the prfB gene encoding peptide chain release factor 2 — MYEIEVEELKDYRQRLDQLHACLNVEGIKRRIGEIEGRMAAHGFWDDPESAQKILQELKALRGIVAAPEELQRELEETASLIEMAAEENDATLGPDIAAMKEDVERKLRRLEITSLFNDPRDEKNAIVSIHPGAGGTESCDWADMLFRMFTRFCELHEFETEVMDFQPGEEAGLKSATVTVKGPYAYGTLKSEEGVHRLVRISPFDANKRRHTSFAAIEVLPEFDDDISIEVREEDLKMDVFRASGHGGQKVNKTSSAVRLTHLPTGFVVACQVERSQHRNRAMALQMLKAKLYDMEMKRKEAELAAQREGQKDVAWGSQIRSYVLQPYQLVKDLRTNVETSNVQRVLDGDLDMFVEAYLRWRRSIQSVN; from the coding sequence ATGTACGAAATCGAAGTCGAAGAGCTGAAAGATTACCGGCAGCGGCTGGACCAACTGCACGCGTGCCTGAACGTGGAAGGCATCAAGCGCAGGATCGGCGAGATTGAAGGCCGGATGGCCGCCCACGGATTCTGGGACGACCCCGAGTCGGCGCAGAAGATCCTGCAGGAACTCAAGGCGCTCCGGGGCATCGTCGCGGCGCCGGAGGAACTCCAGCGCGAGCTGGAGGAAACCGCTTCGCTCATCGAAATGGCCGCCGAGGAGAACGACGCGACGCTCGGGCCGGACATCGCCGCGATGAAGGAAGACGTCGAACGCAAGCTGCGCCGCCTCGAGATTACCAGCCTGTTCAACGACCCGCGCGACGAGAAGAACGCCATTGTCAGCATCCATCCCGGCGCCGGCGGCACGGAATCGTGCGATTGGGCCGACATGCTCTTCCGCATGTTCACGCGGTTCTGCGAACTGCACGAATTCGAGACGGAAGTGATGGATTTCCAGCCCGGCGAAGAAGCGGGGCTCAAGAGCGCCACGGTCACCGTGAAGGGCCCTTACGCCTACGGCACGCTCAAGTCGGAGGAAGGCGTGCACCGCCTCGTCCGCATCTCGCCCTTCGACGCGAACAAGCGGCGGCACACGTCATTCGCGGCCATCGAGGTGCTGCCCGAATTCGACGACGACATCAGCATCGAGGTGCGCGAAGAAGACCTGAAAATGGACGTGTTCCGCGCGAGCGGGCACGGCGGTCAGAAGGTGAACAAGACGAGTTCCGCGGTGCGGCTCACGCACCTGCCGACGGGCTTCGTCGTGGCGTGCCAGGTCGAGCGGTCGCAGCACCGCAACCGCGCAATGGCCCTGCAGATGCTCAAGGCCAAGCTGTACGACATGGAGATGAAACGAAAGGAAGCGGAGCTTGCCGCGCAGCGCGAAGGGCAGAAGGACGTCGCTTGGGGCAGCCAGATCCGAAGTTACGTGCTCCAGCCGTACCAGCTGGTGAAGGACCTGCGCACAAACGTCGAGACTTCGAACGTGCAGCGCGTGCTCGACGGCGACCTCGACATGTTCGTCGAGGCGTATCTGCGCTGGCGTCGCAGCATCCAGAGCGTGAATTAA